In Salvia miltiorrhiza cultivar Shanhuang (shh) chromosome 4, IMPLAD_Smil_shh, whole genome shotgun sequence, the DNA window CtattcattaattaaaaataaatctttaatcTTATATATAGAGTATATATGTAGATAATCTAGGGTAAATTTCGTTGCGttacatttcattttttactATTTGACTCGATTAGTTAGTATAATTTGACTTAATTTCACATTTATGGAGTCAATCTGAGTAGCGCCCTAATAAATTTTCATTGTAGAATAAAATTGATGAGTTCGAAATATAAAAACGGAATTCTACAATGACTTTTAATCGTATGAATGCATCATGAATTTAAATTTGATCTTTGTAGCCATTAACGGGGAGGATTTCGTGGCCAAGGACATCGGCGTCGAGAACACGGCGGGGCCCGACGGATTTCAAGCCCTAGCCGTGCGCGTCTCCGGTGATCGGGCCATCCTCTACAACGTACACATGGACGGCTATCAAGACACCCTTTGCGCCGACACCCACCGCCAATACTACCGGAATTGCACCATCTCCGGCACCATCGACTTCGTCTTCGGGAACGGGCTTGCCCTATTCCAAAATTGCAAGTTCGTCGTGCGAAAGCCCGGCCCGAAGCAAGAATGCATGGTTACCGCTCAGGGCCGGAACGACCCCAAGAGCAACACCGCGATCATAATCCAAAACGGGAAATTCGCCGCCGAGCCGGCACTGCTGGCGATGAAACCGCCGGTGCCGTCGTACCTCGGCCGGCCGTGGAAGGAGCTATCGAGGACCATCATCATACAATCGGACATCGAGGGATTCATCAACAAGACGGGCTGGGCCCGATGGATCGATGATATCGGGCTCAACACGTGCTACTACGTCGAGTTCGGGAACCGCGGGCCCGGGGCAAATACAACGGGTCGGGTCACGTGGAAGGGCATCCGCAAGCTGACGGCGGAGCAAGTCCGGAGTTGGACCGGCGGAGTTGTCTACGGCGGCGACACGTGGATCAAGGAATCGGGAGTTCCGTACATTCCGACGATGATGCCGATTTAATTTGAAGAAAAACCAAATAATTTTAGATTGATTAGCTGCGCTTTGAATTTTGTGATGATTCAAACTCGTTTGTTGTAATCATATCGTATGATTTCTTCATGAGCGAAGTGATTAGTATATAcctttcgtttttattttaattgggcggAGAATTTGTATTGACCCGAAATTAAATTTATggattactactccctccgtcccacgaatcttgacacatttggaTTCAGCAccggaattaaggaattgtagacactacaagaaaaatgagtatacatgacactgcatacatgacgctttttcataaaaagcgtcatgtatgagcgcatttttcaTATACATGACGGTTTCAAAAAAAAGCGTCATATATGCGGTGTCATGTATTGAATACTTGACACTGAGCTGACACTTTTAGGAAAAGCGTCATGTATGAGCGTCGTTTATTCATAGTATACATGACATTTACTATAAAGCGTCATATATGTGCGTTAATTTAAATGTTATACATGACAGTTATGCAAACTGACATGTATGTTACTAAACAAACCGTCATTAATTGTATTATTCTTGACATTTGATATAAATcgtcaaatatatttaaatataagcGTCATATATgtacattaatttaaatattatacatGATATTTATGCAAATTGCCGTGTAAGTTAGTAAATAAATCgtcattaattatattaatcttGAAATTTAGTACAAAACatcaattatatttaaattaaaccgtcataataataataaaaaaaaaaatgcaagtgTGAAGGATCAAATACTTGGactctaacttaatttttttcaGGTGCACCAATAAGAattttacaaataatttcaacTTTGTTActttataataattgtattgAAATCATAAAGAAaaatgattttaatttaaaatatttataatataatgaattttagtaatcaattaatattaaataaaagtgaatatatattttaaattgaaataaaagaatttatttatagtataagcaataagttttattttaaaccatttaaatattaaataagataattttgtaattattaaaaaataaatattttaaataagaaaatattgtaaataatgatttttatttaaagtcatttaaatattaaacaaaaataataaattttaaatgttaattttttttaactaagATTGTTTTGATATCATAGTGAAAAatgattttaatgaaaaatattttatattaagaaaatgaactTATCTTTTAAACATTACAAAAAGAATGAATTTATGCTATAATGGTTTTTATTAAtcaattcaatattaaatagaaataaaattatttatcacATCATATTAAGATAAAACCCTTAGTTAAATTTCTTAAGCACTCCCATCCCAATTCATTCTTCCCTCATACACTGCTATCTCCCGCTATAGGAATTTTGAACCCGCCGCGCTCAGCCGTAGCTTCCGTTCTCGCTCGCCGCCCCTCTCCGTTGTTATCGCGCACCGCTGTAGTCTTGTCGTCTGTGCGGCTAGATTATTTCTTCTCATACCCACTCTCTGCCGCTCTAAATAATCGAACCCGCCGCCTCAAACCCTAGCCACGCGGTTCTCGCCGCCCTCTTCACCATTCTCGCGCTCAAACCCTCTTCGTCCGGTCAAACCGCCACTCCCCGTCTCAAGCAGGCATAGTCGCACATCCGCCCTCTGCCTCGGCCGTCGGCCTCTTCCCCATTGCCAACCGCCGCCCTCCTTCTCTGTCTTCACTTCTACACGTCCGTTGTGCTGCCGTCACTGCTCCGCTTTTTTGATGCTCCATTGTTCGCTGCTCTGTTCTAGGTATTTCGGATTTAAAATCCTAATTTGGTTGCTTCCTGGGAATTTATGTTTGTGATAGTCTAGGGTTTCGATTTTAtgctatgattttattttgctACTTATGAATTTATGTTTGAGATAGTCTAGGGTTTCGATTTTAGGCTATGATTTTATATTGCTACTTACGAATTTTCGTTCTAGGGTTTTTCTGCAATTGGATTTTGCTTGTCGATCTAGCATTGTGAATAACCATCATCCATGATATGCAGAGATAAAAGAAGAGGATGTTGAACTTGTGTTTTGGATTTCAAATTTGTGTGTGTTCTTTGCTTATCTGATTTATAAATCTGAGTGCTTAGTTTTATTCGCTTTTTTGATTTCTGAATTTGTATGTTTGCTTCATTTTTTCAGCGACCGTGTTGAAAACAAGGGTTATTCATCGCTCCTGTCGTGTACAGTAATGGACATCAATAGTTCTGTGACGAATGTCTGATATATTTAAGTAGCAATTTTAATGTGGGCAAGGTAAATGTGTAGTTCATaacaacaatattcttactgcATGATAACATCTAAATTTGTTAAATTATAGCAAATATATATGAAGACAAATATGAACACAtgttatatattgaccttttgCAGGTGACTTTGCAAATTATTTCCGAAGAAAGATAGTACATCAAATATGGTAGAGGGTTGTCATAAATTTTGGGTATATATGTTTGTAAACAGGGATAAATGGTGGAAGGGGATGTTTGGTGGCTGTGAAGAGGCTCAAGGATGTCACCATTTTGGAGAACGAATTCAAGGACAAGATTGAGAGTGTTGGAGCTATGGATCATCACAATTTGGTGCCTCTTAGAGCTTACTACTATAGTAGGGAGGAGAAGCTTCTTGTCTATGATTATATGCCAATGGGAAGCCTCTCTGCACTCTTACATGGTTAGTTTCCATTTTTTGCAATTCTTCTTAGATGCATTGTGATTGTTTATGAACAACTATCCTGGTATTAATCTCAAGCCAGCTAGGGAAGCCACTCTAATCTCCTAAGTTTATGAACAACTATCTTGGtatgttttgattttatttttcttctatcTTATTACAAACTTTATTTCACCAAATCGTGAGAGTCTTGATATATATGCAGAGATGAAGTTCCTTCTCATTCATTGCATGATACTTGTGACATTTAATTGCTTATTATTTAGTAGTCACCTTTCCTGCTGAAGATGAACCTGTTGCACCATCTGTAGCATTTTAGCATTTTAGCATTTTACAGTGCCTCCATTGATACTTGTTCACATTCTCTTGTAGCTGTTTCCATACAgattttttgcttttctttagaACAGTAAATTGCTGCAAAGTGTCATAACTTATAACTAATTATTTGTTTTCTATAGATAGTAGATACTTTTGGTACTGTTGTGTGTATGAGAGTTATATATTTCGTTAGTTTCCTTTTAAAATTAGGTAATTGCCTTAGGGTATTGTTTAATGCCTTCACGCTATCAGGTTGTCAATGATTTGCTGAACCTGCTGGACAAAATTTGAGAATGAGAGAAGATGCACAGGTGATATTTTCATTTACTTGTTATTGGGAGATTTACTTTAGTGTATTTGAAGAACTATGATCTGTGCTTTCTTTAATCTTTTTCTGATATATTAAGCTTGTACCATATTTTACTCAAGTGATTTACTTCTTTTATAAGAACCGAATTGAATGTCTCTActgatattatattttactaaaTCATAGAAAATTTACTATATTGGTTGTAGGGAACCTTTGTTGAAGGAGTTAAGGAGGAAGTTATAGTATCCTCGATACTAATTTCAGGTTATAGCAAGAGGTGTAGAGTGTGATTTAGCTCTTATTTTTTGGTGAAAGCAAGGAGTTATGAGAAGGCACCGAGCCACTGCATTTCAGATGCTAGCTTATGTAATTTACAGGTTTGTTTTCTTTGCTTTCCAGTGAGGAAACCGGCATGTTGTCCTGTTTTCTTCTTACATATGTTTTCTTCTTACATATGCAGGGGATTGGTTCGATTGGATATTCACTTTCTCACATAATGCTATTTAGTTTTTAGATGCCACTTGTTTACTCATGAAAACTATTTAGTATTGGTGAGGTAAGACTTTGACAGGATTTTACTCTTCTCTATTCCCACGATTTTGATAGAAAATCTTATATTCTCAATTCAATatgttagattttttttaattgttcatACTAAATCTAAATTTTGTGTAGTAAACATTGGATCTTAACAATTATTGAGCCTTACAAAGATTGTGTCTATGTGATGGATCCTTTGTCTCATCGGAATCGTGATGCCACTTGGAAATCCGTAGTTGACACGTACGTTTCTCATCATCTTAATTGCTCTTTCTTCTACTCTTTTCTTTTATGTGTTTATTTCACAAGCATCtctatctttatatatattagttaaACTTTCCAGGTCATACTCAAGTTAGGGACAAAGAATAGGCACCATTTACCTTGCTAGgaaaaaatattgattttgcGTATTAAAAACCTAACGATATACATATGTTTGTTTTCCAGCGCAATGGTAAGaagttatattaattattagtaatatattaatatagcaTTTTATGTGATATAGGTTTTATGTGATGAATTTGTTTATTGTCAGTTTAAAAAACGTGAGTATTCTATGAGTGAGATAAATGAGGTTTGAGAAGATTGGGCAACTTCTGCCATTAATGAGGTTTGTAATATCTAATGAttagaatttttattaaatatatctaTGGCTTTATAGTGttgttaatatatatacttGTTTTCTTTGTCTTGTAGCTTTGACATGTGACATGGAGAAGTTCTTGCGCGTTGATATGGCATTTTGAAAGCTTTTTGGAACAATTATAATTTGTGGGTGTCGTATGTAGGTGAATTTTGTTGTTGGGAGATGTGGTAGAACATTGGTTcttattttgttgttgttgttggatgAATATTGGTTATCAATGTTTAATTGGTCATTTTCAGTATgttttgatttctttttttgtacaatttaataatatttataaatttaaaacagGAAAAAACCAATATAATATgaaataatatttcaaaaatctGAATAAGCATATATGACAATTTTAATATGACTATAGATGACGCTTATAAACCGTCAAGAAAACTAAATATAATGACATATTCTGGCTGAAATGACGGTTACAAAGTGTCAAGAATAAACATAGAAACGTCATGAAAACCTATATACATGACATTCAAAAAGTGTCAAATATAATCAATAAATCGTCATGAAAACGAACATACATAACGGTcaaaaaatgtcaaaatataaaacaaaccgtcatgtattatatttttcttgacGGTTAGAAAGCGtcaagaaaataatataaatgtcATGTTTAAAATTATAGTTGACGGTTATCCACCGTcatgtatacatatataaccGTCAAGAATAATTAGTATAGATGACGGTCATTAACCGTCATCTTTACTAGGTACTATACTTGACACCAGTATACTTGACGGTCGACGGATATCATAGATGACGGCTAAAAACCGTCaagtatgagcgtttttcttgtagtgagattaatattttaagtgtgtagttaataaaatataaaagtgataaagtaggagaaagaaggtaataattattacccaaaatggaaacatgtcaagattcgtgggacgacccaaaaaggaaaacgtgtcaagattcgtgggacggagtgagtatatgATTGATTAAAACAAAAGAAtagaatttatataaattaaactCGTTATATCCTTATATacttacactttttttttttttgcattatgTAATTTACTTTCTGaaacataaattaatttgaaacGTAGGTGAATTTGCAAGACTGTTCTTTACCAATTAATAAGCCGAGGATTTGAGTCATCACAACAAATAAATAGAGGTGATTATTGCTAATCTTTTAGaattaaagaaacaaaaatacAACACTTAATCatggtatatatataaaaagcaaccACTACAAGAAAATAACTAATATATGACAGGCCAGAAGCGTTATCTATTAGAAATTAAAATCGCTTGTCATTAATGAAGATGTAATCTATTTAAAAAGCGCTGATAGATCCTGGCAGTCATCTATTAGATAATAGTAATTGTATTATTATTGGCTAAAAAGGTATTGCATATTACAACACGCCAACACCAACACTTAATCATATTGATACACTTGCAACATTTATTCAATCGTCAGTATATAAATAGTAATTGTATTATTATTGTCtaaaaagtaattatatataatgcattatatatatatatatatatatatatattaatatataacaaAAAGGAATGGTTCTACGAAACTAAAGGGATGGATAAGACTATATATTAATCTAGCTACTTGATtctatctctctccctctctctattttctgTTCAAATTGATGTAAACAATCCTTTATATTTCAAATcctaaatataattaagatgATCTATTTCTAATATAATACTAGtataatttaaattcaattttttttttacttacgTTGCACATTCCATGCACGTAGCTAGTTTATCTAGAAGGAAGCAAATATCTAGGGGCCCTAATTTGCATGCATGCATGGTCAACTCGACTATGACtcaaacaatatatttttaatagttTTCATGCATCGGTTGCAATTGTTTCCATTTCCTAAAACGTGGTAtatccttaattttttttaacttaaatTAGAAACCCAATCGAAACCTCAAATTTCACACatataaatttcaaatattCTTATCATACGCGATTTAATCACCCATCACATTTCAAAAGTGGCATCAAAATAGGGAGCAAGAGTTCCCTAAACCATGCATCAATCACTGAagcaattttgaaaaaaaaaaaaagtgataaaaaaaaactcataattaaaaaaaaatgggggagTCATCTTCTAAGAAGGGCCTCATCGCCGCCGTGGCCTCCGTTCTCTTGGTGGCGGCCATCGTTGCCGCCGTCGTCACCACCAGAGGCAGCAGCGAGGAGTCGCCGGATATAGGATCCACCACTAAGTCGGTAGACTCGATCTGCGCCCCGACGATGTACCAAGACACGTGTCGCGCCAGCCTCGCCGACGCCAACACGACCGATCCCAAGCAGCTCATCCAAAGGGCGATCGACGTCGCCATCGACAAAGTCGGCGGCGCTCTCAAACAATCCAATCTGCTCAAGGAGGCCGCCGCCGATCCGATGACGAAATTGGCGTTCGATGTGTGTCGGGAGGTGCTCGAGACGGCCGTCGGCGACCTCAGGCGATCGGTCGATCGGATCGGCGCCATCGACGAACCCGGGATGTTGAAGGGGTTCATGGCCGATCTGCGGACGTGGCTGAGCGCCGTCATCACTAATCAGGTAGGGGCGGACACAGGAAAAaaatcatttattattattttgagttcGAGTttttttgaatatatttttcCTAACATTAGATCAATGATTTTgtattctcaatttttaaaGTTGATAAGGAAATGtccttaaatttttatttttattaaaaaactcTCCGACTTCCGGCGGTTTTAGAAAAAATGTcttattatatattgatttttttacgatttttaagtggaaacctattgattttttTACGATTTTTAAGTGGAAACCTTTTTTCAACGTCACCAAATCAAACGACGTCGTTCAATTTTAAGAATTCAGTAAAGTGACTCATCATTTTATATTGGAGTACCATTTTTTAGGggtttttgaataaaaaaaaattaaaatttgaaatattggAGTACCATTTTTTTTTGCTTGGTGGGGGCTTGAGCCCCCTCGTCTCTAACTGTGTCCGCCACTGGAACCAGGACACCTGCGTCGACGCCTTCGAGAACACCACCGGCGACACGGGCGAGAAGATGAAGAAGCTTCTGAAGACCGCCCGGGAGCTGTCGAGCAACGGCCTCGCGATGGTGACGGATATGTCGGAGTTCGTTGAGACTCTGCAGCTCGGAGATTTATTCGGTAGCCGGAAACTGATGGCGGAGGCGGAAGGCGAGGGTTTCGTCAACCGGCGGCTGCTTCAGGCCACCGCGCTGTCGGTGAAGCCGACGATCGTGGTGTCGAAAGACGGCAGCGGGAAGTTCAAGCGCATCAGCGACGCCGTGGCTTCGCTGCCGAAGACTCCTCCTAGCCCTTCCTTCGTCGTGATCAAAGTCAAGGGCGGCGTGTACCAGGAGAATGTCGACATTCCCAAAGGGCTTAACAAAGTTGTGCTCATCGGCGACGGGCCCACCAACACCAAGATCACCGGAAAAAAGAGCGTCAAGGGCGGTGTCCCGACCTATAGCACCGCCACACTTAGTAAGTAATTAACTTGAATTTTTACTATATATGTAGATAATTAATATTGTATGCAAGATTCAATATAGATAGTTGGAATATATAATGCCCTTTTAGCTCATCTCATTTAGTAAAAGGAAATTATAATCATGCAGATAAAAATGTGAATATAATATATCCTATGTTACTATTTTACCTTTATTGTTTTACGAATTTTTCGTGTAACAGtataaataacaatattattaCACGAATGATAAATTCGTGTAATAGTTTGATTAAATACTGTTACACGAATTACACGATTCGTATAATCATGTAAAGGCTACTATTTTTGTTTCCTCTTGTAGTCGTGAGCGGCGATGATTTCGTGATGAAGGACATCGGCGTCGAGAACACGGCGGGGCCGGAAGGCATGCAAGCCCTAGCCGTGCGAATCTCCGGCGACCGGGCCGTCCTCTACAACGTCAAAATGGACGGGTATCAAGACACCCTCTGCGCAGATATCTACCGCCAGTACTACAAGAACTGCATCATCTCCGGCTCCATCGACTTCGTCTTCGGTAACGGCCTCACCCTCTTCCAGGACTGCACGTTCGTCACGCGAAAGCCCGGCCCGGGGCAGGAATGCGCGGTGACCGCCCACGGCCGGGCCGATCAGAACAGCAACACGGCCATCATAATCCAGAACGGGAAGTTCACGGCCGAACCGGCCCTGCTCGAGGCCAAGCCGCCGGTCCAGTCGTTCCTGGGCCGGCCGTGGAAGGTGCTGTCGAGGACGATCATCATGCAGTCACACATCGAGGCCTTCATCAACCAGTCGGGCTGGGCCAAGATGATCGGGGACAACGGGATCAACACGTGCTTCTACGCCGAGTACGGGAACCGGGGGCCCGGGTCGAACACCGCGAACCGGGTCAAGTGGAAGGGCATCCGCACCTTGACCGGGGAGCAGGTCCAGAGCTGGACCGGCGGAGTCGTCTACGGCCCCGGCGGCGACAAGTGGATCAAGGAATCCGGAGCTCCGTACGTGCCGGCGATGATGAAAGTTTAGTTTTAGCTTAATTGCTTAGGTTTAGATTGATTAATTAGCTGCGCGTTGGATTTGTGATGATTCAATGTTGTTTCTTGTAAATTGTGATCGTGTGATCATTTTTAGGATTgttgtataattttttagtTAAGTGATTagtataaataatttatttttattttgttggggAGCGAGTTTCTTCCGTGACAACCATCTTTCTCGATGAAGTTGATacgagtttttaaaaaaatattactttgtGAGTGAAGGAGGGGTCACACAATATGTGTAAATATAGGAGAATTTTTTAAGGGTGATAATTAGTGAGATATGTCTAAAAAAATAAGATGTTTTAATAGACgactaaaataaaagaatagaATTATAAAAGTTGTCTAATTTGATTGGTGGTTCTATTTCATATTCTATGATCATTATTGTTACCATTATAATTTTTCATCCAAACTGTATTTGTGGGTGTTTCATTTTGTGCGTTTTGGTATGCATTATGCAATTTAAGTATTTGAAATACTCTaatcgtccataaaaaataattttaaaagaaaataatactaattttaaaaaaatagttgaatatattattaatagAGAATTGATCTCACCTAAAAGGTggagttaataataataataataataataatatcaatgGAGAAAGAAGCCAACATGTGATAAaaagtttttaaaaatagaaatagactaatttttatgaatatcTCAAAATAGCAAAAATGAATTATATTTTGTAGAGGGAGAGAGTATTAAACCTTAGTagataaaattatgaatatcgccaactaaaaaaaaaaaagaatttttttatcCGTATCACTTGATGGCATATTTGTACaacattttattctattttcgtGTACATAACAAGCAATTGTACAACATTATTATCCCATGATGAGAAGTCTTTCAAAGCTTAGCTCTTCTAAGCTCTAGTTTTGCAATAGTTTCCAAATGGACTTCATCGGGACCATCTGCAATTCTCAGCGTTCGTGCGGTTGCCCAAAGGTGAGCGAGAACCGTGTCGCCCGATAAACCCGCCGCCCCGTGCACTTTCAGCGCCATGTTCGGAGCCGCAACCTGATCGAGCAATTAGGGTTAGGAGAGAACGTTGATAAGTATCGGGGTTCGAACTTTGAGCATATTTTGGGATCGTCAATGTCCCTAGAGagattgaatgatttgacaatatctatatacatatataaaagctcaatcactttcaaaaatagtaagttaGTTTTCTTACcaaaaatcaccttactatttttaaaaatattttttttctttctatttttttttatcaatctactctagataataataataataataataataataa includes these proteins:
- the LOC131020998 gene encoding pectinesterase-like, whose protein sequence is MGESSSKKGLIAAVASVLLVAAIVAAVVTTRGSSEESPDIGSTTKSVDSICAPTMYQDTCRASLADANTTDPKQLIQRAIDVAIDKVGGALKQSNLLKEAAADPMTKLAFDVCREVLETAVGDLRRSVDRIGAIDEPGMLKGFMADLRTWLSAVITNQDTCVDAFENTTGDTGEKMKKLLKTARELSSNGLAMVTDMSEFVETLQLGDLFGSRKLMAEAEGEGFVNRRLLQATALSVKPTIVVSKDGSGKFKRISDAVASLPKTPPSPSFVVIKVKGGVYQENVDIPKGLNKVVLIGDGPTNTKITGKKSVKGGVPTYSTATLIVSGDDFVMKDIGVENTAGPEGMQALAVRISGDRAVLYNVKMDGYQDTLCADIYRQYYKNCIISGSIDFVFGNGLTLFQDCTFVTRKPGPGQECAVTAHGRADQNSNTAIIIQNGKFTAEPALLEAKPPVQSFLGRPWKVLSRTIIMQSHIEAFINQSGWAKMIGDNGINTCFYAEYGNRGPGSNTANRVKWKGIRTLTGEQVQSWTGGVVYGPGGDKWIKESGAPYVPAMMKV